The Desmonostoc muscorum LEGE 12446 genome includes a region encoding these proteins:
- a CDS encoding LamG-like jellyroll fold domain-containing protein — MPEQLPLCLKFSGSGFINCGDKIALNNRSFTIEFWAKQDQLGNMGVVLSQGSYEKNKGLYIGFREDGKFTFAFYENDLDTDKTYNDYEWHHWCCVYDIQTKTRTIYRDGEKIPKQENKTGDYQGSGDLILGKYLNVYPFVGRLAEVRIWEVALSAEEVAVNSKVRLSGNEPGLIAYYPLHELDKVRDWTKRYDNATIEGSANWTGCTAPIGKLKHSVLSLDGVDDYIALPAMEHDFSSGFTVQAWVRYDSFEHGSRIIELGNGESADNIILANKEQENHLVFSIYTGATVQEITALYVLDTNVWMHLAATIDTSGNVKLYKDGKQIQVEEINRSVGYEILTQKMNLPKEINRTNNYIGKSNWSQDGYFKGKITNVSIWNKARTEQEIQADMFQRLTGKEEGLVGYWPLNEIKGDKVSDLKVTNPNNGTVNGAVLAQDYTLPNGGNAVVSCEYSTIGLDADKQKSAMMRRFFAFPSISGINVLSDKRIETLEMVWVGNAQINPTLLGFIEGAPPVPSENLTIEDNYNGTASVELVSSEEVSYSWNREQEAGLGATVSLFIGLDQKVELSKGVGVEASEKALEVIKGFKGDLSTKYSFLNSSNVSSSSGVNITNKLSLVGTQESETKFDKLGKRFIPKNVGYAVVVSGLADVFILRLSRSQRVVGTQIVPNDNIPLDVNTITFLINPAYIMNGSLDGMTGSKATSQRFFPQVTEMRSQYGSLYPASYFRLLEAYDLKKQIEYRDQQRKSYFEQFNSRLVDETSLEREVNNSNYMTGETDVGKADETQTLDQEINSLKGEIKTLESKTPPSQDEQNQLNQKRKELQEKQTKKQAVLEDKIKDLEKLRSSGKQNPAAEQKQKEINSRFSDASQQIHATASFASWQKKMENIQLLAGKRNIVNTYVWDADGGFYSESQQFANSLEHTIGGSFNLEAAIGVQAGFKVFGYGFELEEQRTVHMTQTMTKTENQSKGFQLSVDISGVEGKGITDYKDRPLLPGEKVDRYRFMSFYLEGSTNNFNDFFAYVVDPEWLASNDEEARALRQTAAGLPNKTWRILHRVTYVERPALMS, encoded by the coding sequence ATTCCAGAACAGCTACCTCTTTGTTTAAAATTTTCTGGTAGTGGTTTTATTAATTGCGGTGACAAAATTGCCCTTAACAACCGGAGTTTTACGATTGAGTTTTGGGCAAAACAGGATCAGCTTGGGAACATGGGTGTTGTTCTTAGTCAAGGCAGTTATGAAAAAAACAAAGGCTTATACATTGGCTTCCGTGAGGATGGAAAGTTTACCTTTGCTTTTTACGAAAATGATCTCGACACAGACAAAACTTATAACGATTATGAGTGGCATCACTGGTGTTGTGTTTATGACATTCAAACTAAGACACGAACTATTTACCGAGACGGAGAAAAAATCCCCAAGCAAGAAAACAAAACTGGAGATTATCAAGGTTCAGGTGATTTAATACTAGGAAAATACTTAAATGTATATCCTTTTGTAGGTAGACTTGCGGAAGTAAGAATTTGGGAAGTTGCCCTTAGTGCTGAGGAAGTTGCCGTTAACAGTAAAGTTAGACTCAGTGGCAATGAGCCTGGGTTGATAGCATACTATCCTCTACATGAATTAGATAAGGTGAGAGATTGGACTAAGCGATATGATAATGCCACAATTGAAGGCAGTGCTAATTGGACGGGATGTACTGCACCAATTGGTAAACTTAAGCATTCAGTTTTAAGCTTAGATGGGGTCGATGATTATATTGCTTTACCTGCAATGGAGCATGATTTTTCCTCAGGATTTACGGTACAAGCTTGGGTAAGGTATGACAGCTTTGAACATGGGTCAAGAATTATAGAGCTTGGTAATGGTGAGAGTGCTGATAATATCATCCTCGCTAATAAAGAACAAGAGAATCACTTGGTATTCAGCATATACACAGGAGCAACAGTTCAAGAGATTACAGCCTTATATGTATTAGATACAAATGTGTGGATGCACCTAGCAGCAACAATCGATACATCAGGCAATGTCAAACTATACAAAGACGGTAAGCAGATTCAGGTTGAAGAAATTAACCGTTCAGTCGGTTATGAGATTCTGACTCAAAAAATGAACCTTCCTAAGGAAATTAACCGTACTAATAACTATATCGGTAAAAGTAACTGGTCTCAAGACGGCTACTTTAAAGGCAAAATTACCAATGTTAGTATCTGGAACAAAGCTCGCACTGAGCAAGAAATTCAAGCTGATATGTTCCAGCGTTTAACAGGGAAAGAAGAAGGGCTAGTTGGTTATTGGCCATTGAACGAAATTAAAGGTGATAAAGTTTCAGACCTTAAAGTCACTAATCCTAATAATGGGACAGTCAATGGTGCTGTCTTAGCTCAAGACTATACTCTACCAAACGGTGGAAATGCAGTGGTTAGCTGTGAATACAGCACTATCGGATTAGATGCTGACAAGCAAAAATCTGCTATGATGCGACGTTTCTTCGCCTTTCCTAGTATCTCAGGGATCAATGTACTATCTGATAAGCGAATTGAAACCTTAGAAATGGTATGGGTTGGTAATGCTCAAATTAACCCGACTTTATTAGGTTTCATTGAAGGCGCACCCCCTGTACCGAGTGAAAACCTTACTATAGAGGATAACTACAATGGAACTGCTTCTGTAGAGCTTGTGTCATCTGAAGAAGTATCCTATAGCTGGAATCGTGAACAAGAAGCAGGACTAGGTGCAACAGTATCTTTATTTATAGGATTGGATCAAAAAGTTGAGCTTTCAAAAGGGGTTGGGGTAGAAGCTAGTGAGAAGGCTCTAGAAGTAATAAAAGGCTTTAAAGGAGACTTATCTACAAAATACAGCTTTCTCAACAGTAGCAATGTTTCATCATCTTCTGGTGTAAATATTACTAATAAACTAAGTTTAGTTGGTACTCAGGAAAGTGAGACTAAGTTTGACAAACTCGGTAAGCGTTTTATCCCTAAGAATGTAGGTTATGCCGTTGTTGTATCGGGTTTAGCAGATGTTTTCATTCTACGTTTAAGCCGTAGTCAAAGAGTTGTAGGCACTCAGATTGTACCTAATGACAATATTCCTCTTGATGTGAATACCATTACTTTCTTGATAAATCCTGCTTACATCATGAATGGTAGCCTTGATGGGATGACAGGAAGTAAGGCAACAAGCCAGAGATTTTTTCCACAAGTTACAGAAATGCGATCTCAATATGGTTCTCTCTATCCTGCCAGCTATTTTCGCTTGTTAGAAGCCTATGATTTGAAAAAACAAATTGAATATCGAGATCAACAACGAAAGTCATATTTTGAGCAATTCAATTCACGCTTAGTAGATGAAACTTCTTTAGAAAGGGAAGTAAATAATTCTAATTATATGACTGGTGAAACTGATGTCGGCAAAGCGGACGAAACACAAACACTCGATCAAGAAATAAACAGCTTGAAAGGGGAAATAAAAACCTTAGAATCAAAAACTCCTCCGTCGCAAGATGAGCAAAACCAATTGAATCAAAAAAGGAAAGAATTACAGGAAAAACAGACCAAAAAACAAGCTGTCCTAGAAGATAAGATTAAGGATTTAGAGAAACTACGTTCTTCTGGGAAACAGAATCCAGCAGCAGAACAAAAACAAAAAGAAATCAATTCTCGATTTAGCGATGCTTCTCAACAAATTCACGCCACAGCAAGCTTTGCCAGTTGGCAAAAAAAGATGGAGAATATTCAACTGCTTGCGGGTAAACGTAATATTGTTAACACCTATGTTTGGGATGCCGATGGAGGTTTTTACTCTGAAAGCCAGCAATTTGCAAATTCCCTTGAGCATACTATTGGTGGGTCGTTTAACTTAGAGGCAGCAATTGGAGTTCAAGCAGGCTTTAAAGTATTCGGATATGGTTTTGAATTAGAAGAACAAAGAACTGTTCACATGACTCAAACAATGACCAAAACTGAAAACCAAAGCAAAGGCTTTCAACTAAGTGTAGACATTAGTGGAGTTGAAGGCAAAGGAATTACAGATTACAAAGATCGTCCTCTCCTACCTGGTGAAAAAGTAGATCGCTATCGCTTTATGAGCTTCTACCTCGAAGGTAGCACCAACAACTTCAATGACTTCTTCGCCTATGTGGTCGATCCCGAATGGTTAGCTAGTAATGACGAAGAAGCCCGTGCTTTGCGTCAAACTGCGGCTGGTTTACCCAATAAAACTTGGCGGATTCTGCATCGCGTCACCTATGTGGAACGTCCCGCGTTAATGAGTTAG
- a CDS encoding hybrid sensor histidine kinase/response regulator: protein MKNSDFVLIVDDNPTNLSVLSQALKSAGFTVRVAEDGESAIEMVQHKPPALILLDVQMPGIDGFETCQKLKADPLTQNIPIIFMTALADTGNMVKGFSLGAVDYIPKPFEQAEVIARVRIHLQLKQLTDNLEQMVTERTTALQKAQIQLVQQEKLSMLGQLVAGVAHEMNNPISCIVSNIHPAQEYIADLTHVLQLCQENYSQLPPVIQNAIAQIDLDFLLEDLPKLLNSMQVSTERIKEISVSLRNFARTDTSVKVKFDVHEGLDDTLLILRHRFKGLGQRPEIKIVRKYASLPKVECYPGQLNQVFINLIANAVDALEDIWQQGKQVNDSLAINIFTEMSSPGYVTIRIADNGIGMTEEVRQQIFNYLFTTKTVGKGTGLGLAIAYQIVVEKHGGAMEVNSTLNQGTEFAIMLPL, encoded by the coding sequence ATGAAAAACTCTGATTTTGTTTTAATTGTTGATGATAATCCAACTAATTTGTCAGTACTATCACAAGCGCTAAAAAGTGCAGGTTTTACGGTTAGAGTCGCCGAAGATGGAGAAAGTGCGATCGAAATGGTGCAGCATAAACCACCTGCTCTAATTTTGTTAGATGTGCAAATGCCGGGAATAGATGGGTTTGAGACTTGCCAAAAACTTAAAGCCGATCCATTAACGCAAAACATCCCAATTATTTTTATGACAGCGTTGGCTGATACTGGAAATATGGTAAAAGGGTTTTCGTTAGGAGCCGTTGATTACATTCCCAAACCCTTTGAACAAGCAGAAGTGATTGCCAGAGTGCGAATACATTTGCAACTGAAGCAATTGACCGATAATCTTGAACAAATGGTTACAGAGCGAACGACAGCGTTACAAAAGGCACAAATACAACTGGTGCAACAAGAAAAGCTTTCAATGCTTGGTCAATTGGTAGCAGGTGTAGCACATGAAATGAATAATCCCATTAGCTGCATTGTTAGCAATATTCATCCTGCTCAAGAGTATATTGCCGACCTTACTCATGTCCTGCAATTATGTCAGGAAAATTATTCCCAACTACCGCCTGTCATTCAGAATGCGATCGCTCAAATAGATTTAGACTTTCTCTTAGAAGATTTGCCCAAGCTCCTCAATTCCATGCAGGTCAGCACAGAACGAATTAAAGAAATATCCGTGTCGCTGCGAAACTTTGCCCGGACTGACACATCGGTAAAGGTTAAGTTTGATGTTCATGAGGGACTTGACGATACATTATTAATCCTGCGACATCGTTTTAAAGGGTTGGGACAGCGACCTGAAATTAAAATCGTCAGAAAATACGCTTCCTTACCAAAGGTTGAGTGCTATCCAGGACAACTCAATCAAGTGTTCATAAATCTAATAGCTAATGCTGTAGATGCTTTAGAAGATATTTGGCAGCAGGGCAAGCAAGTCAATGATTCCCTAGCAATCAACATCTTTACAGAGATGTCCAGCCCTGGATATGTAACGATTCGGATTGCCGATAATGGCATTGGCATGACAGAGGAGGTGAGGCAACAAATTTTTAATTATCTATTCACAACGAAAACAGTTGGTAAAGGTACTGGACTGGGATTGGCGATCGCTTATCAAATTGTAGTAGAAAAGCATGGTGGAGCAATGGAGGTTAATTCCACACTCAATCAAGGAACTGAATTTGCAATTATGTTGCCTTTGTAG
- a CDS encoding CHAT domain-containing protein translates to MLKSTVSKNIRFGILILLIGVMLVLADSADGMNAALIRAQALNSQGIRQLETGQAETALETWKQAEAAYTAAGDETGKLGSQLNQVQALQMLGYYRRAKSLLQQINAQLQPLPDSLLKASSFTSLGIALFRVGDMQESYKVLQSSLQISQRLHGDTSSTLMALGNVVRVRKDDPKAIAYANTQAIAFYQQAASAARDPVIRLQTYLNLFSLLVESNQIAQATPLLPKIQSLLADLPPSRATIYAQVNLAQSLMSGQSQISSPAAVAQLLARAVQQARSLKDSRGEAYALGQLGHLYETMQQWSDAERLTKQALQITQSMPANDIAVSWQWQLGRILQQQGRTLEAIDSYNQAVETLSVIRGDLLAINPEGQFSFREQVEPIYRQLVQLLLTNNPTQANLQQARLVIEALQLAELNNFFREACLDVKPQQIDRFDANAAVIYSIILPDRLAVILSLPKEPLHYHFTKLAANPHGKVGEVDRVVDDLFATLSPIITSQAPLRPHQQLYDWLIRPIAADLATSQVKTLVFVMDGVLQGVPLAALHDGQHYLIEKYSLALTPGLQLLPARSLRSEELKTLAGGLSAARQGFSVLPGVDREMQQISALVPTSILLNQAFTEPQLADKLESVPFLIVHLATHGQFSSQSEKTFLLTWDGQIKVKDLDQLLEVRNRRNRQSIELLILSACQTAVGDKRAALGLAGVAVRSGARSTIATLWSVQDNSTADLIAQLYTALKQPGITRAEALRQAQLSLLRSPDYQHPYYWSPFVLVGNWR, encoded by the coding sequence ATGCTCAAGTCAACAGTTAGCAAAAATATCAGGTTTGGTATTCTGATATTGTTAATCGGAGTCATGCTAGTTCTGGCAGATTCTGCTGACGGAATGAATGCAGCACTCATCCGCGCCCAAGCTTTAAATAGCCAGGGTATACGTCAACTGGAAACTGGACAGGCTGAAACTGCTCTAGAAACTTGGAAACAGGCTGAAGCAGCTTATACCGCAGCCGGGGATGAAACCGGTAAACTGGGCAGTCAACTCAATCAGGTGCAAGCTCTGCAAATGCTGGGATACTATCGTCGTGCAAAAAGCTTGTTGCAACAGATTAATGCTCAATTGCAACCCCTGCCAGATTCTCTATTAAAAGCCAGTAGCTTCACAAGTTTGGGAATCGCCCTATTTCGTGTAGGCGATATGCAGGAGAGTTATAAGGTTTTACAGTCAAGTTTGCAGATTTCCCAACGCTTGCATGGCGATACCAGCAGTACGTTAATGGCTTTGGGTAATGTGGTCAGAGTCCGAAAAGACGATCCAAAGGCGATCGCATATGCAAATACTCAAGCGATCGCTTTTTATCAACAAGCTGCTTCAGCCGCACGAGATCCAGTGATTCGGTTGCAGACATACTTAAATCTCTTCAGCCTCTTGGTGGAAAGTAACCAGATCGCTCAAGCAACTCCCCTACTGCCCAAAATACAATCGTTGTTAGCAGATTTACCGCCCAGTCGTGCCACAATTTATGCTCAAGTGAATTTGGCACAAAGCCTGATGTCTGGGCAATCTCAAATCTCTAGCCCTGCTGCTGTCGCCCAACTACTTGCTAGGGCGGTTCAACAAGCCAGAAGTTTGAAGGATTCTAGAGGCGAAGCTTACGCATTGGGACAACTTGGGCATCTGTATGAAACAATGCAGCAATGGTCAGATGCGGAACGTTTGACAAAGCAAGCACTGCAAATCACCCAATCGATGCCAGCGAATGATATAGCGGTTTCCTGGCAGTGGCAACTGGGCAGAATTTTGCAGCAACAAGGGCGAACTTTAGAAGCAATTGATTCCTATAACCAAGCAGTTGAAACTCTCTCTGTTATCCGCGGTGATTTGTTGGCAATCAATCCAGAAGGGCAATTTTCCTTTCGAGAGCAAGTGGAACCAATCTATCGCCAATTGGTGCAACTGTTGCTAACCAACAATCCCACACAGGCAAATTTGCAACAAGCACGATTAGTGATTGAAGCTCTCCAGTTAGCAGAATTGAATAATTTCTTTCGCGAAGCTTGTCTCGATGTTAAACCCCAGCAAATCGATCGCTTTGATGCCAATGCAGCCGTAATTTACTCAATTATTTTGCCCGATCGCCTTGCTGTTATCCTTTCGCTGCCCAAAGAGCCTTTACATTATCACTTTACTAAGTTAGCAGCAAATCCTCATGGTAAAGTAGGTGAAGTGGATCGAGTAGTTGACGATCTCTTTGCCACACTTAGCCCAATCATTACCAGTCAAGCGCCATTGCGTCCGCATCAACAACTATACGACTGGCTGATTCGTCCCATCGCCGCCGATTTAGCTACAAGCCAGGTCAAAACATTGGTATTTGTCATGGATGGAGTTCTACAGGGCGTGCCGTTGGCGGCATTACACGATGGTCAGCATTATTTGATTGAGAAATATAGTTTGGCGCTGACTCCTGGCTTGCAACTGTTGCCAGCGCGATCGCTACGGTCAGAAGAATTAAAAACATTGGCAGGTGGTTTGTCGGCAGCCCGTCAAGGTTTTTCAGTTTTACCTGGTGTGGATCGGGAAATGCAGCAAATTTCTGCCTTAGTGCCAACTAGCATCTTGTTAAATCAGGCTTTCACAGAACCTCAACTGGCAGACAAACTAGAATCTGTGCCTTTTTTGATCGTACATCTGGCGACACACGGGCAGTTCTCCTCGCAGTCAGAAAAAACTTTTCTGCTGACTTGGGACGGACAAATCAAAGTCAAAGACCTTGACCAACTGCTGGAGGTACGCAATCGCCGCAACCGTCAATCGATTGAACTGCTGATTTTGAGTGCCTGTCAGACTGCTGTAGGAGACAAACGCGCTGCCTTGGGACTGGCTGGAGTGGCGGTGCGTTCTGGCGCACGCAGTACGATCGCCACACTCTGGTCAGTTCAAGACAATTCAACGGCCGATCTGATCGCTCAGTTATACACTGCCTTGAAACAACCGGGAATCACGCGAGCCGAAGCCTTACGTCAAGCACAATTGTCACTATTGCGATCGCCCGACTATCAACATCCTTACTACTGGTCACCATTTGTCTTAGTTGGGAATTGGCGTTGA
- a CDS encoding DUF928 domain-containing protein has product MPLQALVVVMSASLLLFTEAIALSAQVFAEGREPISQVLFKPSRTGKPPTTRGAGSRNDRLCSQDAPTNPGDSSAKTLALTALVPSDQSGLTWAERPTFWVYLPKTSARQMVLSVKAAGNQPHFQSFLPITKEAGIVGIPLPTNSPPLEVGKSYQWAVVLLCGDRPNPNDPFVTAWVERVAPSPGISNSQDALATAASYGEQGIWYDALTNLAIAQQSEIDKLALTKIWIDFLAQPSVGLGAIAKEPLQPTSQRQFPTKTNGDQ; this is encoded by the coding sequence ATGCCCCTTCAAGCATTGGTTGTGGTAATGTCTGCTAGTCTCCTACTGTTCACCGAGGCGATCGCCCTATCGGCGCAAGTCTTTGCTGAGGGGCGTGAACCAATATCCCAGGTATTGTTCAAACCGTCGAGGACTGGGAAACCACCGACTACACGGGGAGCCGGCTCGCGCAACGATCGCCTCTGCTCTCAAGATGCACCAACGAATCCCGGAGACTCATCTGCCAAAACACTGGCGCTCACCGCCCTTGTTCCCAGCGACCAATCTGGTTTAACCTGGGCAGAACGTCCCACCTTTTGGGTGTATTTGCCCAAAACCTCAGCACGGCAGATGGTCTTGAGTGTGAAAGCGGCAGGTAATCAACCGCACTTCCAAAGCTTTCTACCAATAACCAAAGAGGCAGGAATTGTGGGTATTCCATTGCCAACCAACTCACCACCCCTAGAGGTGGGCAAATCTTATCAATGGGCAGTGGTGCTGCTGTGTGGCGATCGCCCCAATCCCAACGATCCCTTTGTCACAGCATGGGTAGAACGTGTTGCTCCCTCGCCTGGTATCAGTAATTCACAGGATGCTTTAGCAACAGCAGCCTCATACGGTGAGCAAGGAATTTGGTATGATGCTTTGACAAATTTAGCAATAGCACAACAATCGGAAATAGACAAGCTAGCGTTAACAAAAATTTGGATAGATTTTTTAGCACAACCGAGTGTGGGGTTAGGAGCGATCGCCAAAGAGCCTTTACAGCCAACTTCTCAACGCCAATTCCCAACTAAGACAAATGGTGACCAGTAG
- a CDS encoding MASE1 domain-containing protein, whose product MQQTTIKQQFLPKLDRPFIIAALTIPIVHLGLGYIGLSMTFVGGASAFWPSFGVFLAGMLLVGSRVWPIIFLSDFIVSYIFFFKNNLLISTIIPAINLITPFVATFLIHKFIKRRHFLERSQDIFKFMVLTIPSPLISSILAALTLCISGIAPWSIFSNICRTWLTSDSTGILIVTPLVLAWLQKSPSPRSFHRRQIIELAFVLFLLMAIVRVAFSGGYPIEYMIIPPLIWTAFRFEARISTLAVLLVSAIAVFGTVKGFGSFAKQLSPNESLILLQSFICVIAITTFVISAVTSENQRSAMILRQTNDELERRVEERTAQLNEAKTVAEVANQAKSEFLANMSHELRTPLNGILGYTQILQRTESLSDKGYKGIEIIHQCGFHLLTLINDVLDLSKIEARKMELHPIDFHFPSFLEGVVEICRIKADQKVISFTYQPDSQLPVGIHADEKRLRQVLINLLGNAVKFTDKGGVTLKVNVINHSSSVSSQETQQITNYKIRFQVEDTGVGMTSIQLQKIFLPFEQAGDIKRQSEGTGLGLAISQKIVYLMGSTLEVESQIGQGSIFWFEVELPEAKQWAVSSRVMQQGAITGYQGKKRSILVVDDKWENRSVILNLLEPIGFELIEASNGQEGIDLAVTSQPDLILTDLVMPIMDGFELIRYIKQSAQLKNVAIIASSASVFDSDQNRSLDVGADAFLSKPVVAETLLELLQLKLNLVWIYAPKSEVDLERNQTHIQSDYQNISLPSIEILTRLYELAKDGNVDEILHEANNLKSNHPVYFDFAQQVIQLAENFQIRKLREALNQWIGQSK is encoded by the coding sequence ATGCAGCAAACTACGATAAAGCAGCAATTCCTACCCAAGCTGGATCGTCCATTTATAATAGCAGCACTGACCATTCCTATTGTTCACCTCGGACTTGGATACATAGGTTTATCAATGACATTTGTCGGTGGTGCATCAGCATTTTGGCCTTCATTCGGTGTGTTTTTAGCAGGAATGTTATTGGTAGGCTCTCGGGTCTGGCCTATCATATTTTTGAGTGATTTTATTGTTAGTTATATTTTCTTTTTTAAAAACAATCTTTTAATTAGTACTATCATTCCGGCTATCAACTTAATTACTCCTTTCGTAGCAACTTTTTTAATTCATAAGTTTATCAAGCGTCGCCATTTCTTAGAGCGATCGCAAGATATTTTTAAATTTATGGTTCTGACTATACCCAGCCCCCTAATCAGTTCTATTTTGGCTGCACTAACGCTTTGTATTAGTGGTATTGCACCTTGGTCAATATTTAGTAACATTTGTCGAACTTGGCTGACATCAGACAGCACAGGTATTTTAATTGTTACACCTTTAGTGCTGGCATGGTTGCAAAAATCTCCATCGCCGAGAAGCTTCCATCGGCGACAAATTATCGAACTTGCATTCGTCTTATTCTTACTGATGGCGATTGTTCGGGTCGCTTTTTCAGGAGGATACCCAATTGAATACATGATCATTCCGCCGTTAATTTGGACGGCATTTCGATTTGAAGCGCGGATATCGACTCTAGCTGTACTTCTTGTGTCAGCGATCGCGGTTTTTGGTACTGTTAAAGGCTTTGGTTCGTTTGCCAAACAACTCTCACCTAATGAATCGCTCATCTTGTTGCAATCATTCATTTGTGTAATTGCGATCACTACCTTTGTGATCTCTGCGGTAACTAGTGAAAACCAAAGATCGGCAATGATACTGCGGCAAACCAATGATGAACTAGAGCGACGAGTTGAAGAACGAACTGCCCAACTCAACGAAGCAAAAACTGTTGCCGAAGTTGCCAATCAAGCCAAAAGTGAATTTCTCGCCAATATGAGCCACGAATTACGAACTCCACTTAATGGCATCCTCGGTTATACTCAAATTCTACAACGGACTGAAAGCTTGTCAGACAAAGGATACAAAGGAATTGAAATTATCCATCAATGCGGCTTTCATCTATTAACTTTAATTAATGACGTGCTGGATTTGTCTAAAATCGAAGCCCGCAAAATGGAGTTACATCCCATCGATTTCCATTTTCCTTCGTTTCTGGAAGGAGTAGTCGAAATCTGTCGGATTAAAGCCGATCAAAAAGTTATTTCCTTCACCTATCAGCCCGACTCTCAACTCCCGGTTGGTATCCACGCCGATGAAAAAAGACTGCGGCAAGTTCTGATTAATCTTTTGGGTAACGCAGTCAAGTTTACAGATAAAGGAGGGGTGACTTTAAAAGTAAACGTTATTAATCATTCGTCATCTGTCAGTAGTCAAGAAACACAACAAATAACTAATTATAAAATTCGTTTTCAAGTAGAAGATACAGGGGTTGGGATGACATCGATACAATTGCAGAAAATCTTCCTTCCCTTTGAGCAAGCAGGAGACATCAAACGACAATCTGAAGGAACAGGTTTAGGATTAGCTATTAGTCAAAAAATTGTTTACCTCATGGGTAGTACTTTGGAAGTTGAAAGTCAAATTGGCCAAGGTAGTATTTTCTGGTTTGAAGTAGAGTTACCAGAAGCAAAACAATGGGCTGTAAGTTCCAGAGTAATGCAACAAGGAGCTATTACAGGCTATCAAGGTAAAAAACGCAGCATTTTAGTAGTAGATGACAAGTGGGAAAACCGTTCGGTAATCCTTAATTTATTAGAACCGATTGGATTTGAGTTAATAGAAGCTAGTAATGGACAAGAGGGGATTGATCTGGCTGTTACATCTCAACCTGACTTGATCCTCACTGATTTAGTTATGCCTATAATGGATGGCTTTGAGCTGATTCGGTACATCAAGCAATCTGCTCAGTTAAAAAACGTAGCAATCATTGCTTCTTCTGCAAGTGTGTTTGACAGCGATCAAAATCGGAGTTTAGATGTTGGGGCAGATGCTTTCTTATCTAAACCTGTTGTAGCTGAAACTTTGCTGGAATTACTGCAATTAAAATTAAATTTGGTATGGATTTACGCACCAAAATCGGAAGTTGATTTAGAGCGCAACCAAACTCATATTCAGTCAGATTATCAGAATATCTCTTTACCTTCGATTGAGATTTTGACTAGGTTGTATGAGTTAGCAAAAGATGGCAATGTTGATGAAATATTGCATGAAGCCAATAATTTAAAGAGTAATCATCCTGTTTATTTTGATTTTGCTCAACAAGTAATCCAACTTGCCGAGAATTTCCAAATCAGGAAATTGCGAGAGGCATTAAATCAATGGATAGGCCAGTCCAAATAA
- a CDS encoding excalibur calcium-binding domain-containing protein gives MIPPDPHGFDRDGDGVGCES, from the coding sequence GTGATTCCACCAGACCCGCACGGGTTTGATAGAGATGGGGATGGTGTGGGTTGTGAGAGTTAA
- a CDS encoding transposase, producing the protein MSRKPYPTNVSDIEWDLIKSMIPAEHKRKRGKKREVDMREVVNAIFYILRAGCSWRMMPHDLPACLTVYSYFQRWQRKGIWQKIHSVLRCLRRTTPTQLRQLEGRDIEPSAGIIDSNHDIRCYDTSNVTTISP; encoded by the coding sequence ATGAGTCGAAAGCCTTATCCCACAAATGTTTCAGATATTGAATGGGATTTGATTAAATCAATGATTCCAGCAGAACATAAGCGTAAACGTGGAAAAAAACGTGAAGTTGATATGCGGGAAGTGGTAAATGCCATTTTTTACATTTTGCGTGCAGGCTGCTCATGGCGAATGATGCCTCATGATTTACCAGCTTGTCTTACTGTATACTCGTATTTTCAACGTTGGCAGCGCAAGGGAATATGGCAAAAAATCCATTCAGTTCTGCGATGTCTACGACGGACTACGCCTACGCAACTCAGGCAACTTGAAGGACGAGACATAGAACCATCTGCCGGAATCATAGACTCAAACCATGATATACGCTGCTATGACACATCTAATGTTACGACGATTAGCCCGTAA